A part of Vulcanisaeta moutnovskia 768-28 genomic DNA contains:
- a CDS encoding sugar phosphate nucleotidyltransferase codes for MKSYDVIILAGGLATRLRPLSYSRPKPLLPILDKEIIDWIMESITKLPLNRIFISIRYMGDLIREHMEGAWSNFKDKLIFVTENKPLGDAGPISLINEKYELSDTFLVVYGDILSDVNAESLINFHEKMNGVATITLTRVDDVSRYGVAQLDETGRIINFIEKPKQYVGSNLINAGFYVFTKEVVKLIPKNPENQIKLAVDIIPRLLRMGEVYGYIHNGLWFDIGTPEDYMKANFSVLTSRCRDGNSNCINADLPSTVTMQPPVYLGPNVTIGNNTEIGPNVIIHKNSKIGNTVKIVNSLIFDGSLLCDGVYVSGSIVGSNTYIGKWARIEDGSVIGDGVYIKDSVFVAKNTKIGPYREIMEPIYREGEVIL; via the coding sequence ATGAAGAGTTACGATGTGATAATATTAGCCGGCGGATTAGCAACCAGGCTAAGACCCCTTAGTTATTCACGCCCTAAACCACTTCTACCAATACTCGATAAGGAAATAATAGATTGGATTATGGAATCCATAACAAAACTACCACTAAATAGGATTTTTATATCAATAAGGTACATGGGCGATTTAATTAGGGAACACATGGAGGGAGCATGGAGCAATTTTAAGGATAAACTAATATTCGTAACGGAGAATAAGCCCCTGGGTGATGCTGGACCGATCTCATTAATTAATGAAAAATATGAATTATCGGACACCTTCCTGGTGGTTTATGGAGATATACTTAGCGATGTAAATGCAGAATCGCTTATTAACTTCCATGAAAAGATGAATGGTGTAGCTACAATAACCCTTACCAGAGTAGATGATGTATCTAGATACGGCGTCGCTCAACTAGATGAGACTGGTAGGATAATAAATTTCATAGAGAAGCCCAAGCAATATGTTGGTTCAAATTTAATAAATGCTGGATTTTATGTTTTTACGAAGGAAGTCGTTAAATTAATACCGAAAAATCCGGAGAATCAAATCAAGCTTGCTGTTGATATTATACCCAGGTTATTGAGGATGGGTGAGGTTTATGGATATATCCATAATGGTCTTTGGTTCGATATAGGCACACCCGAAGACTACATGAAGGCTAACTTCAGCGTTTTAACCAGTAGGTGTAGGGATGGTAATAGTAATTGTATAAATGCTGACTTACCATCAACAGTTACCATGCAACCTCCTGTTTATTTAGGTCCAAACGTTACTATTGGTAATAATACTGAGATTGGACCGAATGTTATAATTCATAAAAATTCGAAGATTGGTAATACGGTTAAGATAGTAAATTCATTAATTTTTGATGGATCATTATTATGCGATGGCGTTTATGTTTCGGGAAGCATTGTTGGGAGCAATACGTATATTGGTAAGTGGGCTAGAATTGAGGATGGATCTGTGATTGGTGATGGCGTTTATATAAAGGATTCCGTATTTGTTGCTAAAAACACGAAGATAGGGCCGTATAGGGAGATAATGGAGCCAATATATAGGGAGGGCGAGGTCATACTTTAA
- a CDS encoding 30S ribosomal protein S13, which yields MSQEVKQIVRIGDTDLDGFKPVAYALTKIRGIGIPTAYAICRYLGINPLIRLGQLDDETVRKLDWAVRNLYQFAPGWFVNRPKDPETGRNVHLLGADLVLAAKKDIDLMKKLRSWKGIRHNLGLKVRGQRTRTTGRLGLTVGVAKGKTAAGGAGGGGK from the coding sequence ATGTCGCAGGAAGTTAAGCAGATAGTTAGAATTGGTGACACTGACCTGGATGGATTTAAACCAGTAGCCTATGCCTTAACCAAAATTAGAGGTATTGGAATACCAACGGCATATGCAATATGCAGGTATTTAGGAATAAACCCATTAATTAGATTGGGACAACTTGATGATGAGACTGTTAGGAAGCTTGATTGGGCCGTGAGGAACCTATACCAATTTGCACCTGGTTGGTTTGTAAATAGACCTAAGGACCCAGAAACTGGGCGAAACGTACATTTACTAGGCGCTGATCTAGTGCTGGCAGCTAAGAAGGATATTGATTTAATGAAGAAGCTAAGGAGCTGGAAGGGCATTAGGCATAATCTAGGGCTTAAGGTTAGGGGCCAAAGGACAAGGACAACAGGTAGATTGGGCTTAACGGTAGGTGTGGCGAAAGGAAAGACAGCAGCTGGAGGAGCGGGTGGCGGTGGTAAATAA
- a CDS encoding GNAT family N-acetyltransferase, with translation MSIAKPLVKLEFRELKGNDSKLVIDLYNSLSNESIYYRFRGFFKDFERYIGSVFSDPRNIIYGAFIGNELVGVLEAVYLSDGCYEMAIVIKDNHQGKGIGTKLVAYAINDLKKRGAKTLIAHTTPDNYRILAISRKFHGIIKCMYEECTTIFNLQTINVDQFLN, from the coding sequence ATGAGTATCGCGAAACCATTAGTTAAGCTTGAATTTAGGGAGTTGAAGGGCAATGATAGTAAGTTAGTAATTGACTTATACAATTCATTAAGTAACGAAAGTATTTATTACAGGTTCAGGGGTTTCTTTAAGGATTTCGAGAGGTACATCGGGTCCGTATTCTCTGACCCGCGTAATATCATTTATGGGGCTTTTATAGGTAATGAACTTGTTGGAGTTTTGGAAGCCGTTTATTTAAGTGATGGTTGTTATGAGATGGCTATTGTAATTAAAGATAACCATCAAGGCAAGGGCATCGGTACAAAACTTGTGGCATATGCCATAAATGACCTAAAGAAAAGAGGTGCTAAGACCTTAATAGCACATACCACACCTGATAATTACAGGATATTAGCCATATCTAGGAAATTCCATGGAATTATAAAGTGCATGTATGAGGAATGCACCACAATATTTAACCTCCAAACCATAAATGTTGACCAGTTCTTAAATTAA